Below is a genomic region from Caldicoprobacter guelmensis.
AGGAACTTATATCGTCTAACTTATTTGCAAGTTCCGGTCTGACATTCTGTCTTTTTTCTTCCTTTGCCACTTCAGTTGTTTTGTAATAATCTTCCGGATAGCTCTTTATCGTTTTAATCTCGAACATATCACCACCAGTTAATTGCTGTATTTTTTTTGCTATCACTTTTGTATTTCCACTATGAGAAAAAAAAGTAACAAGAATTTTTGAGGATGCCAATTTCTGTATACCTCCTTCAAAAAGCATCATTTTTCAGCTATTCACTCTCATTTTATCCCTGTAAGTTCCATGTTAACTTTTTTGAGAAGAGAGGGAATATCTAATTTTTGAGGACATTTACCAAGACATTCTCCACACTCCTTGCAAAAAGACGCAGATATTTTCTGCCCCATGAACCATCTGTATGTAGACCTTCCACCTGTCCAATCGCCGAACATAACAGCTTCATTGTACAACCTGAAATTTTCAGGAATATCCACACCGCTTGGACACGGCATGCAGTAACCGCATGCTGTACAATTTATTACTGCAAAAGATTCTAAGGTTTTCTTTACCTCTTCTATTAGTTTCAGCTCAACTTCACTCAAGTTATTTGGAGTCACATTCTTTATAATTTCAACATTCTTTTTAACTTGTTCTAAGGTACTCATTCCACTCAGTATAACAGCAACCTCCGGAAAATTCCCAAGCCATCTGAAACTCCATTCCACTTCAGACCAATTTTTTCCGTTACTGTGGAGAATGTCCTTTGCTTTCTGTGGAAGCCTAGCTAATTTTCCACCTTTCAACGGTTCCATTATCACTACCGCAAGGCCCTTAGAAGCAGCATACTTTAACCCTCTCAATCCTGCCTGATAGTTAACATCCATGTAGTTCAGTTGGATTTGACAAAATTCCCATCCATCATAGCCATCAACTATTTCTTTAAAAGCAGGATATTTGTCATGGAACGAAAAACCAGCAAATCTAATTTTTCCTTGCATTTTCGCTCTATTAAAAAACTCTGCGAACTTTAAAGTTTTTATTTTTTCCCATCTTTCCTTGTTGAGAGCGTGCATTAGGTACATATCCACATGGTCAGTTTGGAGTTTTTCTAATTGTTCATCCAAATATCTGTCAAAATCTTCGTGTTTTTCGACTTGCCATACAGGAGATTTAGTGGCAAGCAAAACCTTTTCTCTATATCCATCTTTTAAAGCTTTCCCCACTATTTTTTCGCTGTTTCCCATGTGATACGGATATGCGGTGTCAACATAATTTACACCATGTTCGATGGCATATCTAATCATCGCTATTGCCTTTTCTTCATCAATTTGAGACGGATTTTCCCCCAGTATAGGAAGTCTCATAGCACCGAATCCCAGAAGGGAAGTTTTCACACCTGTTTTTCCAAAATCTCTGTATTGCATAGGCCTAC
It encodes:
- a CDS encoding aldo/keto reductase, with amino-acid sequence MQYRDFGKTGVKTSLLGFGAMRLPILGENPSQIDEEKAIAMIRYAIEHGVNYVDTAYPYHMGNSEKIVGKALKDGYREKVLLATKSPVWQVEKHEDFDRYLDEQLEKLQTDHVDMYLMHALNKERWEKIKTLKFAEFFNRAKMQGKIRFAGFSFHDKYPAFKEIVDGYDGWEFCQIQLNYMDVNYQAGLRGLKYAASKGLAVVIMEPLKGGKLARLPQKAKDILHSNGKNWSEVEWSFRWLGNFPEVAVILSGMSTLEQVKKNVEIIKNVTPNNLSEVELKLIEEVKKTLESFAVINCTACGYCMPCPSGVDIPENFRLYNEAVMFGDWTGGRSTYRWFMGQKISASFCKECGECLGKCPQKLDIPSLLKKVNMELTGIK